One stretch of Aeromicrobium fastidiosum DNA includes these proteins:
- a CDS encoding ABC transporter substrate-binding protein: protein MSSPRPARRLSALAAGLLVLLPLAACGSSSSGGDGVDRGSADRAVSVTNCGRTVALDRPVRRAVSVNQPATELLLTLGLRDRIVGAGLGDTNVLPGLKKDLDGLNLFSEEFPSFESVVATEPDLVYATFDYTFTDEGIADRSRFAELGIDVYQSPSECTGQEAVHTKALTLDDQYAEIRDVATLFGVDKRGDELVADLKRRAATAADGLDAGDVSTAWWYSSTKTPYFAGCCGAPGIMTRAVGAENAFDDLDQLWPEVSWESVVDRDPDVFVLADLTRGSEGDTAAAKIAFLESNPATKNLTAVKKKRYIILPGTTMDPSIRNVDGIEQVAEGLRELGLGSGVH, encoded by the coding sequence GGCGTCGACCGCGGCTCGGCCGACCGCGCCGTCAGCGTGACGAACTGCGGCCGCACCGTCGCCCTCGACCGTCCTGTGCGGCGTGCCGTGTCGGTCAACCAGCCGGCGACCGAGCTGCTGCTGACGCTGGGTCTCCGCGACCGCATCGTCGGGGCGGGCCTCGGCGACACCAACGTCCTGCCCGGCCTGAAGAAGGACCTCGACGGCCTGAACCTGTTCTCGGAGGAGTTCCCCTCGTTCGAGTCCGTCGTCGCGACGGAGCCGGACCTCGTCTACGCGACGTTCGACTACACCTTCACCGACGAGGGCATCGCCGACCGCTCGCGGTTCGCCGAGCTCGGCATCGACGTCTACCAGTCGCCGAGCGAGTGCACGGGCCAGGAGGCCGTTCACACCAAGGCGCTCACGCTGGACGACCAGTACGCGGAGATCCGCGACGTCGCGACGCTGTTCGGGGTCGACAAGCGCGGCGACGAGCTGGTCGCCGACCTGAAGCGACGCGCCGCCACCGCCGCGGACGGCCTCGACGCCGGCGACGTCTCGACGGCCTGGTGGTACTCCTCGACCAAGACCCCGTACTTCGCCGGCTGCTGCGGTGCCCCCGGCATCATGACCCGGGCCGTGGGTGCCGAGAACGCCTTCGACGACCTCGACCAGCTGTGGCCCGAGGTCAGCTGGGAGTCGGTCGTCGACCGCGACCCGGACGTCTTCGTGCTGGCCGACCTCACGCGCGGGTCGGAGGGTGACACCGCCGCGGCCAAGATCGCCTTCCTCGAGTCGAACCCCGCCACCAAGAACCTCACGGCCGTCAAGAAGAAGCGCTACATCATCCTGCCGGGCACCACGATGGACCCGTCGATCCGCAACGTCGACGGCATCGAGCAGGTCGCCGAGGGCTTGCGCGAGCTGGGTCTCGGCTCAGGAGTCCACTGA
- the cobN gene encoding cobaltochelatase subunit CobN, translating into MTRIALLSTSDTDLLSARASGADYLYANPSRPNHTEMAEALEKADLIVARILGSPQDLCSGFWRIRDIGKPIVVLGGEQTPSAELMEQSTVPIGVAADAHVYLAEGGPANLEQLHHFLSDTVLLTGEGFEPPAVLPEWGLAARPEVSTDLPKIGVLYYRAHEASGNSGFAHSLANSIDATGEAVGVPIFSSSLRAAPDALFDELATLDALIVTVLAAGGTKPGTVSAGGDDESWDVARMKALDIPILQGLCLTSSREDWEASDDGVTPLDSANQIAIPEFDGRIITAPFSFKEIDEDGLPRYVAHDERSSRVAGIAIAHARLRHLPQADKKVVLMLSAYPTKHSRVGNAVGLDTPASTIRLLRAMRDAGYDLGEPGTVPGLEMDDLTEAGDALIHALIAAGGQDEEWLTQVQLTESHVRIPAAQYRGWFEGFHPDLRDAMLEAWGPAPGKLFVNDDQEIVLATIRAGNVILMIQPPRGYGENPVAIYHDPDMAPSHHYLAAYRWVEEAFGAHAVVHLGKHGSMEWLPGKNAALSAACGTDAAIGNLPLIYPFLVNDPGEGAQAKRRAHATIVDHLIPPMARAESYGDIAKLEQLLDEYANIAAMDPAKLPAIRSQIWTHMRAAEMHRDLGLDDIPDEDDFDDFIFNVDGWLCEIKDAQIRDGLHVLGQAPAGEARVNLVLSILRASQIWGGETGAVPGLRSALGLKADAALTAIDEIEEQARSLVLAMEEAGWDPSAARTITDVPEVVQVLEFAATEVVPRLAKTTDELDHVLHALDGGFIPAGPSGSPLRGLVNVLPTGRNFYTVDPKAVPSRLAWETGRAMADSLIERHLNDTGEYPRSVGLSVWGTSAMRTSGDDIAEVLALIGVEPQWDPASRRVNDLRIVPLDELGRPRIDVTVRISGFFRDAFPHVIAILDDAITQVAELDEPLEQNYVRAHAQSDLAEHGDQRRATTRIYGSKPGSYGAGILQVIEAGNWKNDDDLAEVYTAWGGFAYGRDLDGAPAADDMRANYKRIAVAAKNIDTREHDIADSDDYFQYHGGMVATVRALTGKDPKAYVGDSTSPDAVRTRTLQEETTRVFRARVVNPRWIGAMQRHGYKGAFELAATVDYLFGFDATTGVVHDWMYETLAKEYVLDETNQEFMKKSNPWALRGIIERLNEAADRDLWAEPDAEVMAAMQQVYLDIEGDLEDRQQ; encoded by the coding sequence ATGACGCGCATCGCGCTGCTGTCCACGTCCGACACCGACCTGCTGTCGGCGAGGGCTTCGGGGGCCGACTACCTGTACGCCAACCCGTCCCGGCCGAACCACACCGAGATGGCCGAGGCGCTTGAGAAGGCCGACCTGATCGTGGCCCGCATCCTCGGCTCGCCGCAGGACCTGTGCTCGGGCTTCTGGCGCATCCGCGACATCGGCAAGCCGATCGTCGTCCTCGGTGGTGAGCAGACGCCGAGCGCCGAGCTCATGGAGCAGTCGACCGTCCCGATCGGTGTGGCGGCCGACGCGCACGTCTACCTCGCCGAGGGCGGGCCGGCCAACCTCGAGCAGCTGCACCACTTCTTGTCCGACACGGTGCTGCTGACCGGCGAGGGCTTCGAGCCCCCGGCGGTGCTGCCCGAGTGGGGCCTCGCAGCCCGGCCTGAGGTGAGCACGGACCTGCCGAAGATCGGCGTCCTCTACTACCGCGCCCACGAGGCGTCCGGCAACAGCGGCTTCGCGCACTCGCTGGCCAACTCGATCGACGCGACCGGCGAGGCCGTCGGTGTCCCGATCTTCAGCTCGTCGCTGCGCGCCGCCCCCGACGCGCTGTTCGACGAGCTCGCGACGCTCGACGCCCTGATCGTCACGGTGCTCGCGGCCGGCGGCACCAAGCCCGGCACCGTCAGCGCCGGCGGCGACGACGAATCGTGGGACGTCGCGCGCATGAAGGCGCTCGACATCCCGATCCTGCAGGGGCTGTGCCTGACGTCGAGCCGCGAGGACTGGGAGGCGTCCGACGACGGCGTGACGCCGCTCGACTCGGCCAACCAGATCGCGATCCCCGAGTTCGACGGCCGCATCATCACCGCGCCGTTCTCGTTCAAGGAGATCGACGAGGACGGCCTGCCGCGCTACGTCGCGCACGACGAGCGCAGCTCGCGCGTCGCGGGCATCGCGATCGCGCACGCCCGGCTGCGCCACCTGCCCCAGGCCGACAAGAAGGTCGTGCTGATGCTGTCGGCCTACCCGACCAAGCACAGCCGCGTCGGCAACGCCGTCGGACTCGACACCCCTGCCTCGACGATCCGCCTGCTGCGCGCGATGCGCGACGCGGGCTACGACCTCGGTGAGCCGGGCACCGTCCCGGGCCTGGAGATGGACGACCTCACGGAGGCCGGCGATGCGCTGATCCACGCGCTCATCGCCGCCGGTGGGCAGGACGAGGAATGGCTCACGCAGGTGCAGCTCACCGAGAGCCACGTGCGCATCCCGGCCGCGCAGTACCGCGGCTGGTTCGAGGGCTTCCACCCCGACCTGCGCGACGCGATGCTCGAGGCCTGGGGTCCCGCGCCGGGCAAGCTGTTCGTGAATGACGACCAGGAGATCGTCTTGGCGACGATCCGCGCCGGCAATGTCATCCTCATGATCCAGCCGCCCCGCGGCTACGGCGAGAACCCCGTCGCGATCTACCACGACCCCGACATGGCACCGTCGCACCACTACCTCGCGGCCTACCGCTGGGTCGAGGAGGCGTTCGGGGCACACGCCGTCGTCCACCTCGGCAAGCACGGCTCGATGGAGTGGTTGCCGGGCAAGAACGCCGCACTGTCGGCGGCGTGCGGCACCGACGCCGCGATCGGCAACCTGCCGCTGATCTACCCGTTCCTCGTCAACGACCCGGGCGAGGGCGCGCAGGCCAAGCGTCGCGCGCACGCCACGATCGTCGACCACCTGATCCCGCCGATGGCGCGCGCGGAGAGCTACGGCGACATCGCCAAGCTCGAGCAGCTGCTCGACGAGTACGCCAACATCGCCGCGATGGACCCGGCCAAGCTGCCGGCCATCCGCTCGCAGATCTGGACGCACATGCGGGCCGCCGAGATGCACCGCGACCTCGGCCTCGACGACATCCCCGACGAGGACGACTTCGACGACTTCATCTTCAACGTCGACGGCTGGCTGTGCGAGATCAAGGACGCGCAGATCCGCGACGGCCTGCACGTCCTCGGCCAGGCTCCCGCCGGCGAGGCGCGGGTCAACCTCGTGCTGTCGATCCTGCGCGCGAGCCAGATCTGGGGCGGCGAGACCGGAGCCGTCCCCGGCCTGCGCTCGGCCCTCGGCCTCAAGGCCGACGCCGCCCTCACCGCGATCGACGAGATCGAGGAGCAGGCACGCTCGCTCGTCCTCGCGATGGAAGAGGCCGGCTGGGATCCGTCGGCTGCCCGCACGATCACCGACGTGCCCGAGGTCGTCCAGGTGCTGGAGTTCGCCGCGACCGAGGTCGTCCCGCGACTGGCCAAGACGACCGATGAGCTCGACCACGTCCTGCACGCGCTCGACGGCGGGTTCATCCCCGCCGGACCGTCGGGCTCGCCGCTGCGCGGACTCGTCAACGTCCTGCCGACGGGTCGCAACTTCTACACCGTCGACCCGAAGGCCGTCCCGTCGCGCCTCGCGTGGGAGACCGGACGCGCGATGGCCGACTCGCTGATCGAGCGCCACCTGAACGACACGGGGGAGTACCCGCGCTCGGTGGGCCTGTCGGTCTGGGGCACGTCGGCGATGCGCACGTCGGGCGACGACATCGCCGAGGTGCTCGCGTTGATCGGCGTCGAGCCGCAGTGGGACCCGGCCTCGCGTCGCGTCAACGACCTGCGCATCGTGCCGCTCGACGAGCTGGGCCGCCCGCGCATCGACGTCACGGTGCGCATCTCGGGCTTCTTCCGCGACGCGTTCCCGCACGTCATCGCGATCCTCGACGACGCGATCACGCAGGTCGCCGAGCTCGACGAGCCCCTCGAGCAGAACTACGTCCGCGCACACGCGCAGTCTGACCTGGCCGAGCACGGCGACCAGCGACGGGCCACGACCCGCATCTACGGATCGAAGCCCGGCTCGTACGGCGCGGGCATCCTGCAGGTCATCGAGGCCGGCAACTGGAAGAACGACGACGACCTCGCCGAGGTCTACACCGCGTGGGGCGGCTTCGCCTATGGCCGCGACCTCGACGGTGCACCGGCGGCAGACGACATGCGCGCCAACTACAAGCGCATCGCGGTGGCGGCCAAGAACATCGACACCCGCGAGCACGACATCGCCGACTCCGACGACTACTTCCAGTACCACGGCGGGATGGTCGCGACGGTGCGCGCCCTGACGGGCAAGGACCCCAAGGCGTACGTCGGCGACTCGACCTCGCCCGACGCCGTCCGCACCCGCACGCTGCAGGAGGAGACGACCCGGGTGTTCCGTGCCCGCGTCGTCAACCCGCGATGGATCGGGGCGATGCAGCGCCACGGCTACAAGGGCGCGTTCGAGCTCGCCGCGACGGTCGACTACCTGTTCGGCTTCGACGCCACGACCGGCGTCGTCCACGACTGGATGTACGAGACCCTCGCCAAGGAGTACGTGCTCGACGAGACCAACCAGGAGTTCATGAAGAAGTCGAACCCCTGGGCGCTGCGCGGCATCATCGAGCGGCTCAACGAGGCCGCCGACCGCGACCTCTGGGCCGAGCCCGACGCCGAGGTCATGGCCGCGATGCAGCAGGTCTACCTCGACATCGAGGGTGACCTGGAGGACCGGCAGCAATGA